In Natronoarchaeum philippinense, a single window of DNA contains:
- a CDS encoding DUF5808 domain-containing protein → MADKPTSGEILGVPYNFERPEFRRMLSSYWEPGEGMLVEKPFGIGYTLNLANWRSWVVLAIAGALLWQEQGSSEDADAKDDPVEVVVDDD, encoded by the coding sequence ATGGCCGACAAGCCGACCTCCGGTGAGATCCTCGGCGTACCGTACAACTTCGAGCGACCCGAATTCCGGCGCATGCTGTCGTCGTACTGGGAGCCCGGCGAGGGGATGCTCGTCGAGAAGCCCTTCGGCATCGGATACACGCTGAACCTCGCCAACTGGCGCTCTTGGGTCGTGCTAGCGATCGCGGGCGCGCTTCTCTGGCAGGAACAGGGCAGCAGCGAGGACGCCGACGCGAAGGACGACCCCGTCGAAGTCGTCGTCGACGACGACTGA